A stretch of the Gracilinanus agilis isolate LMUSP501 chromosome 4, AgileGrace, whole genome shotgun sequence genome encodes the following:
- the CASQ1 gene encoding calsequestrin-1 — protein sequence MGIVPFLWLPLLLLLLGTPMPGAQGEEGLDFPEYDGVDRVVNVNAKNYKNVLKKYEVLALLYHDPPEDDKASQRQFEMEELILELAAQVLEDKGVGFGLVDSEKDAAVAKKLGLTEEDSVYVFKGDEVIEYDGELSADTLVEFLLDVLEDPVELIEGEKELQAFENIEDEIKLIGYFKNEDSEHFKAYEDAAEEFHPYIPFFATFDSKVAKKLTLKMNEIDFYEAFMDEPMTIPDKPNSEEEIVSFVEEHKRSTLRKLKPESMYETWEDDMDGIHIVAFAEEDDPDGYEFLETLKAVAQDNTENPDLSIIWIDPDDFPLLVPYWEKTFDIDLSAPQIGVVNVTDADSIWMEMDDEEDLPSADELEDWLEDVLEGEINTEDDDDDDDDDDDDDDDD from the exons ATGGGGATCGTGCCATTTCTTTGGTTGCCACTGCTCTTGCTGCTGTTGGGGACACCCATGCCAGGGGCACAGGGCGAGGAAGGACTGGACTTCCCCGAGTATGACGGTGTGGATCGTGTGGTCAACGTCAATGCCAAGAACTACAAGAACGTGCTCAAAAAGTACGAGGTGCTTGCCCTGCTCTACCATGATCCCCCTGAAGATGACAAGGCTTCCCAGAGACAATTCGAGATGGAGGAGCTAATCCTAGAG TTAGCAGCCCAAGTCCTGGAAGATAAGGGAGTTGGCTTCGGGCTTGTGGACTCAGAGAAGGATGCAGCTGTGGCTAAGAAACTGG GCCTGACGGAGGAAGACAGTGTGTACGTGTTCAAGGGGGACGAGGTCATAGAATATGATGGCGAGTTGTCTGCGGATACCCTGGTCGAGTTTCTGCTTGAT GTCCTGGAGGATCCAGTGGAGCTGATCGAGGGCGAGAAGGAGCTGCAGGCATTTGAGAACATAGAGGATGAGATCAAACTAATCGGCTACTTCAAGAATGAGGACTCTGAAC atTTCAAGGCCTATGAGGATGCAGCTGAGGAATTTCATCCCTACATTCCCTTCTTTGCCACCTTTGACAGCAAG gTGGCTAAGAAGCTGACTCTGAAGATGAATGAGATTGATTTCTATGAAGCCTTCATGGATGAGCCAATGACCATCCCGGACAAGCCCAACAGTGAGGAGGAGATTGTCAGCTTTGTGGAGGAGCACAAAAG GTCAACCCTGAGGAAGCTGAAGCCTGAAAGTATGTACGAGACCTGG GAAGATGACATGGATGGCATCCACATAGTGGCCTTTGCAGAAGAAGATGACCCTG ACGGCTACGAATTCTTAGAGACCCTCAAAGCGGTGGCCCAGGACAACACAGAAAACCCCGATCTGAGCATTATTTGGATCGATCCTGATGACTTCCCCTTG CTTGTCCCATACTGGGAGAAGACATTTGACATCGACCTGTCGGCCCCCCAGATAGGAGTGGTCAATGTGACAGAT GCTGACAGCATTTGGATGGAGATGGATGATGAGGAGGACCTGCCTTCAGCTGATGAGTTGGAGGACTGGCTGGAGGATGTATTGGAGGGCGAGATCAACACTGAAGATGATgacgatgacgatgatgatgatgatgacgacgatgACGATGACTAG